Below is a window of Aerococcus viridans DNA.
ATTCAGTGATTTTCTCTGCCGGTGCTGGTGGATCAGGTGACGACATTGTTATGATGGTTGACCTTGATGGCGCTATTAAATCTATGCAGGCAGCTGAGGCAGTTGGAATCAAGCGTTTCGTGATTGTATCTACCTTTAGAACTGGTCGCGAGGAAATTGAGAAAGGTGCCTTACGCGTTTATACCACTGCGAAAACTTACGCAGATGAATGGTTGAAATCACGTACCAATTTAGATTGGACCATCATTCACCCAGGTATCTTACGTGATCAATCAGGTTCTGGCAAAATCACTACTGAGCCCCAAACTGAAACCATTGACGTTGCTCGTCAAAACGTAGCCCAAACCTTACTAGCGGTTCTGGAAAACGACAATACCATCGGTAAAGAATTTGAAGTGGTAGATGGCGATACAGATGTCACAACAGCCGTTCAAAATCTATAAACATGCATAAGTAAATAAATCAGTAAATAAGTAAAAGGTGCCCGCGAACAAGTCGCAGGCACCTTTTTTCTTATCTAAATTAACATCTGACGTATTTACGTTTAAAACCTATCCGGTCTCTTTCAATTTCCTTTTGAATCGACGCATAAGCATTCAAAGTTTGGGGTTTCTTGTGCTCCCGCTCAATGACTAATTCACCAATTTCTTCCGCTACTGTTAGGGCTTTTTCAGATAAAGGAATATAGAATAAGCCAACCGTATAAACAAAGTTGTTCATTGAATGCTTGGTCCGTTCAGGTTGGTCATGAATGGCTTCTTTAACTTGTTCCAACATAGCTGACAACTTATCTTTATCAAAATTGTCGTCTTTCAACCGACCTAACAACCAGCAATAAGTCGACCAGCCAGCTGACATCCTCAACTCCTCGCCAGAAGCAATCCACTTGTCCGCCACTTCTTGGGCGATATTTGCTTCAGATAAGGTCACAGCAACCACCCAATCAGCCAACATAAAGCAGTAAGCTTGGTCCATCCACCGGTCATAATCCGCTTCCGTCATGGCATTAGCATTCGCAATCACACCTGCAAAGTACATGGCATCATAGTTTCCTGATGCATACAATTCTTCAGCAAGGTCTTGATTGATTTTAATCGCCTTCCGCATGGGTTTCATAGACCCAGTCGTCACCCCAAATAACGGCTCAACCGCCCCATTTGACAGGTACATTTTCTTGGTCCGCTCTTTCCCCAAAGTTTCCAGTTCCGTCATCACTTCAGCGTATTCCATACCCTCACCCTATCTTTCAAGTCGCTAACATCATTTAGTCTTCGCCTTTTATAGCCGTCTAAATTTTACTGCCAGTTAATTTATTGACAATGGGTTCAGCCAGTTTAGCTCTAAAGGTTGAAATCATCGGTCCCGCAAAGAAACCTAAATAAACAGTCATTAAGCCAACCGGACCGCCTAATAATAAGGCCATCAGTAAACAGATAATTTCGTGGGCAAAACGGACTTGCGCATAAGAAAATTTACTTTTCTCCTCAACAGTTGGTGCAATCGCATCTAGGGGTGCTGTACCAATTCCGGCCGAAATGTATAAAGATGCACCGAATAGGAATATCGTACCTGCAATGACAGTCAATACAACACGGATCAATAAATTCATATCACCGTCACCTAAACCTGCCTGATTAAAAAAGAAATCAAAAAATTCCACGATATAACCGACAAAGAACCAGTTGATAATCGTCCCCAAGCCAAATTGACTACGGTCAACGAAGACTACGGCTAAAAATATAAATACATTAAAAATAACAACTACCGTACCAAAGCGAATGCCAGTTAAGGCCGAAATCCCCATATTCATTGCACTATATGGATCCATCCCCATATCGATCGTCCCAGATAATGAGATGCCAAATGCAATTGCCACACAACCAATAAAGGCCACAATGGCTCGGATCAGTAAATCTTTATTCAAATAATCTTTCATATAATAATCTCCTTTTTAATAATGTCCTTTATAATAATATCCTTTTTGCCGCTACTAAACTTGCATAAACGCGTCTAATTCCTCAAACGAAATTGGGTCAATGTGGCCATGCAAGTAGAAATCAGCGTCCAGTTGACTCAAAGTTTGACGTAAGAAAGCCATTTTCTCAGGGTCTAAATAAGAATTGTTGTAGAAGTCTTCAGTAATGGTATCACCAATGAAGGCAACTTTTTCAGACGGAATATAGATAACCATCCCATCTTCAGAGTGTGGATTCACCACTGGGAAAACTTTCACTTCAAGGTTACCTAAATCAATATTCAGCTCACCCTCAAATTGAAAATCAGCTTGTTTTACTTTAATTTGGCTTACTGGATTGTCATACTCAACACGTAGATATTGGTCACAAAAAGCACACTCTTCGCCTATTTCAAGGCGTTCTTGCATCGCTTCCTCAGTCCACTTCCACTCAGCCATCACCCCTAATTGCGCATTGGTTTTCTTATTCGCTAAGACCGGCGTATCCACCGCATGAATCCCATAAGTATGGTCCCAATGCCAATGGGTAATTAAAGTCATGGCTTCTTTAGGTAACCCTAAACGTTCAACTTCCTGGTCAAAATTCGCTACATGGCTGGCAGAATTTCCAGCATCAATTCGCAAGGAAAACTTGTCTCCTTTGATATAACCCAGAACCGGGCGGTCCAAATCCCCATCCGCCGGCATATAATACACACGTTCTGTTAATTGCTTTAATTGTCTCATCCTTTAGCTCGTCTCCTTTTCAATCAATTCATTATAACAAAATTTACAATCTTCCAATACCCCTTAGAAATTTTACCCATATAAAAAAGGCTACAACATTTACGTCATAACCCCGTTTACTAATGTCGGACTCTTCTTAGACACATACATCCGTATGTCACTGCCTTCCGACGGCTGTTCCACAAAAATCAAACTCTTCCTAATGCGTTAGAGGCGTCGAGTCATAATGGCTTTTGTCGCACCAGCTATTATAAGCTAGCGATTTTCTCTTTGTCTGCGTCGCTCAAGTTAAAGTCGAATACATTCAAGTTGTCTGCTTGGTGGTCTGCGTTATGTGACTTAGGAATCACGACCACACCACGTTCGATTTGGTAGCGTAATAAAACTTGGCCCCAAGTTTTGCCGTATTGTGCACCAATCTCACCCAAGATAGCACGAGAGGCTTCGTCAGTTCCCTTCATTGGCGCCCAAGCTGTGACAACCACATCGTTTTCAGCAGAATATTCAATAATGTCATCGTTCCAAACTTCAACATTTGATTTAATTTGGTTGACCATTGGTTGAATACGCGCGTTATCGATGATGATATCTAATTGGTCTTGGTCGAAGTTAGATACACCAATAGCTTTGATTTTACCTTCGTTATAGGCATTTTCTAAAGCATACCAAGTTTGTAGCATTTCATTTTCATTGTCCCAAGGGTGGTGAATCAAGTATAAGTCAATGTAGTCTGTTTGTAATGCTTCTAGTGAGGCATTTAAAGTCGCTTCAACTTTTTCAGCTGAACCCGCGTGGTCTAAATCACCAGGGATCTTAGATGTGATAAAGAAGTCCTCACGTGGTAAACCAGATTCTTTAATCGCTTTACCAACAGTCGACTCGTTACGGTATGCAACCGCCGTATCAATGGCACGGTACCCTGTTGCAATCGCTGATTGCAATTCAGTCGTATCATCAGTCACTTCACCAAAATAGTCCCCGTCAACCTTACCAAAAGTGTTGGTACCAGTACCTAAAATTGGCATCTCTACGCCATTATTTAACGTTACAAATTCCATCATTACACGCTCCTTATATGCTCTCTATTGAAAAACAACTATCTCATTCACTTGAATATTTGGGTCAATACTTTGCACCACCGGACAATACTTGTGTATCATCTTGGTTGCCCGCTCAGCACGTCCCTGATTTTCCTCAGCCACACTCACATACATAGTAATCGTGATTGCAGTAACTGGTTTGGCACTTTCCTCAGAACGGTCAAAATCAATGGCCACGTCATGGAAAGTATGGTCGATTTTTGAATTATTCAAAATATTCCGATATACACCCGCTGAACAGCCCGCAACCGCCAAGACAAAAGTATTCAAAGGTGAAAAACCAGTTTCCTTATTCAAAGGCCAATTATCCCCATTGACGTTGACCGCCTCAGGACCTAACTCAGCCATATTTAAATGTAAGGTCATCTATTCACTCCTCACTCAGCTAAGGGACTGGTTCATCAGTCCCCTAACTTCTTAATACTTTTATTTAAAGTCGCCCCTTGAGAAAACCGTGTAATTCATTACATGGATGAATCAAGTTCTAGGGCGACCGTCATTGTATTCCGTTAATTGATTTTCTATATATTCTTTAACAGTTTCTTTAGACATACTACCTACTGTTGCCATGAAATAACTAGGTGTCCATAAATGGCCACCCCATAACATTGCTTTTGTTTCTGGATAAGCTTTGAACCATAGACGTGCAGATTTCCCTTTAAGTGTTTTGACGATACTACTTGCGGCATGTTTAGGGTTGAACGAAATCAACATATGGATATGGTCAGGCATAACTTGCAGCGATTGGATGACAATATCGTGTTCATCACAAATATGCGTCAATATATCTTGCATGGCGTTTTGTTTTTCAATGGTTGTAAATATTTCTTTACGATACTTTGTTACCCAAACCAAATGGAAATTAAAATCATAGACATTTGTCCTTGTTTTCACTATCATATGTAAACACCTCTTTAACTACATTATAGCAATTGTTATCGCTATAAACAAGTGTCATACGTATGGTATAATATATCTATAAATGCAAGGGGGGTGAAAACATGTATCAAGGAATTGAGTGTAAAATCTATCCTAACGAAAAACAGCGTCAGTTAATTCATATGACCTTTGGTCATACCCGATTCATCTGGAACGAAATGTTGGCCATGTTGAATGCGCGGTACGAAAACAATCCTGACCTTCAAATGCTATCTTATAATGCGTTATCCTCTCTTATTCCACAAATGAAGAAGGAATATCCCTGGTTGCGTGAAGTTGATAGCGTAGCTGTTCAATGTAGTGTTAAACGCTTATCCGAAACTTTTGTTCGTTTTTTTAAAGGTTATTCAAGATATCCAAAATTCAAATCAAAGAAGAACACCAGACAGTCGTATTTAAGTACCATACGTGGCAACAACATTCGTTTTAATGATAATCAGCGGTATATCAAATTACCTAAATTAGGTTGGATAAAATGTAAGTCAAGTGTGCTTCATATTGAGAATGAACGCATAAAATCTGTCACCGTAAAATATACACCTAGTGGCGACTACTATATCTCCATTTTGGTCACAAGCGATAATCAAGCAATGCCCAAAACAGGAAATGTAGTCGGTGTCGATTTAGGTGTAAGTGATTTAGCTATTACGTCTGATGGTCAAAAATATCAAAGTCAGCGACTACATTTGTCTTGTAAGAAGCAATTACATTATTGGGAAAAGCGAATGGCCCGTAGACGTTTACAAGCCAAAAAGAACGGTGTAGCTTTAGTGGATGCGAAAAACTACCAGCAAGCCAAACGCCAAGTGGCCCGTATTCATCAACGTATCAAAAATATCCGCAAGGATTACATGCATAAAATCACAACCGATATGGTTAAAAGTTATGACGTTATCGTTCTAGAGGGTTTAAAGACGACTAATATGATGAAAAATCATCAATTAGCCCGTTCAATCGCTGGCCAATCCTGGCGGATGTTTAGAACAATCCTAGAGACAAAGTGCGAAATGTACGATAAGACATTTGTGGCTATTAATCCGTACAAGACGTCCCAAAAATGTTCTAATTGCGGGTATGATAGCGGTAAAAAAGCGTTAAATATACGTCATTGGACTTGTATGAAGTGTAATATGCATCACGATAGAGATATCAACGCAGCTAAAAATATATTAAATATTGGCCTGGAACAGGCCTTAGTTAAATAGCTTAGACCGCTGTTTTGCTTTGAAATAAGTGGAACAAGTCATGAGCGTTCCTAGAAACACGCCATTTTAATGGCGTTGTAGTTCATTATAGAAAAGAAATCAGAAAAATACTAGCAAACAGGACTCGCTCCGTCCGAAAGAAATCAAGCATTTAAGCGTCTATTATCTTTATCCAAAATAAACTTTCCCAAACGAAAAAGGTGGCCTACTCAAGTACCACCTTTTCTAAATGATGTATGCTAATTAGTTATCTTTTTCAACATTTAAGATATTACCTGTTGTTGCGTCGATATCATACGCAAATTCCCGGTCACCATCTATAGTAAATTCAATTTCATAATGGGCAACGTCATCGTAATCATCATCATCGTCATCCACATCATCTAATTCAATTTCACGTTCTGTTAAGGCATCTTCAGTTAGACCAGCGTCGTCTAAAGCAATTTGCCACGCTTCATCTTCAGAAATGAATTCTCCTGAAGCAGCTTGGTTGGCTTCACTTGAGCCTGCACTCTCATTGCTACCATCTGCATTGTCATCCGCGTCGTCACCTGACGTATCTTCTGAACTAGGTACCGTTTCAGAGCTTGTTTCAGTTGAAGAAGCTTCTTGGCTGGTTGTTTCAGCTGTTTCGCTTGTAGTCGTATCTTCTTGACCACTGTTACCGCATGCCGCAAGCAAGAATACTGAAGCGAATAATGTTAGCGCACCTGTTTTTAATTTCATGGAATCTCCCTTTCGTTAAGCATAGTGTCGACTACTATAGTTAGCGTGATCGCCAATCTTTTATACATTATAACATATAGAAAAACAGCTTCAAATATTTTTATCACTTATATATTATAGATGTCT
It encodes the following:
- a CDS encoding OsmC family protein; translated protein: MTLHLNMAELGPEAVNVNGDNWPLNKETGFSPLNTFVLAVAGCSAGVYRNILNNSKIDHTFHDVAIDFDRSEESAKPVTAITITMYVSVAEENQGRAERATKMIHKYCPVVQSIDPNIQVNEIVVFQ
- a CDS encoding DNA alkylation repair protein — protein: MEYAEVMTELETLGKERTKKMYLSNGAVEPLFGVTTGSMKPMRKAIKINQDLAEELYASGNYDAMYFAGVIANANAMTEADYDRWMDQAYCFMLADWVVAVTLSEANIAQEVADKWIASGEELRMSAGWSTYCWLLGRLKDDNFDKDKLSAMLEQVKEAIHDQPERTKHSMNNFVYTVGLFYIPLSEKALTVAEEIGELVIEREHKKPQTLNAYASIQKEIERDRIGFKRKYVRC
- a CDS encoding SDR family oxidoreductase — encoded protein: MRVLVIGANGGVSRHFADFVKDSETVEEVAAIRNLDQAPFFEERGIESVYLDLTKHTQADIEKILTDNNIDSVIFSAGAGGSGDDIVMMVDLDGAIKSMQAAEAVGIKRFVIVSTFRTGREEIEKGALRVYTTAKTYADEWLKSRTNLDWTIIHPGILRDQSGSGKITTEPQTETIDVARQNVAQTLLAVLENDNTIGKEFEVVDGDTDVTTAVQNL
- a CDS encoding aldo/keto reductase, with translation MEFVTLNNGVEMPILGTGTNTFGKVDGDYFGEVTDDTTELQSAIATGYRAIDTAVAYRNESTVGKAIKESGLPREDFFITSKIPGDLDHAGSAEKVEATLNASLEALQTDYIDLYLIHHPWDNENEMLQTWYALENAYNEGKIKAIGVSNFDQDQLDIIIDNARIQPMVNQIKSNVEVWNDDIIEYSAENDVVVTAWAPMKGTDEASRAILGEIGAQYGKTWGQVLLRYQIERGVVVIPKSHNADHQADNLNVFDFNLSDADKEKIASL
- the tnpA gene encoding IS200/IS605 family transposase, whose protein sequence is MIVKTRTNVYDFNFHLVWVTKYRKEIFTTIEKQNAMQDILTHICDEHDIVIQSLQVMPDHIHMLISFNPKHAASSIVKTLKGKSARLWFKAYPETKAMLWGGHLWTPSYFMATVGSMSKETVKEYIENQLTEYNDGRPRT
- a CDS encoding YczE/YyaS/YitT family protein, which produces MKDYLNKDLLIRAIVAFIGCVAIAFGISLSGTIDMGMDPYSAMNMGISALTGIRFGTVVVIFNVFIFLAVVFVDRSQFGLGTIINWFFVGYIVEFFDFFFNQAGLGDGDMNLLIRVVLTVIAGTIFLFGASLYISAGIGTAPLDAIAPTVEEKSKFSYAQVRFAHEIICLLMALLLGGPVGLMTVYLGFFAGPMISTFRAKLAEPIVNKLTGSKI
- a CDS encoding RNA-guided endonuclease TnpB family protein, coding for MYQGIECKIYPNEKQRQLIHMTFGHTRFIWNEMLAMLNARYENNPDLQMLSYNALSSLIPQMKKEYPWLREVDSVAVQCSVKRLSETFVRFFKGYSRYPKFKSKKNTRQSYLSTIRGNNIRFNDNQRYIKLPKLGWIKCKSSVLHIENERIKSVTVKYTPSGDYYISILVTSDNQAMPKTGNVVGVDLGVSDLAITSDGQKYQSQRLHLSCKKQLHYWEKRMARRRLQAKKNGVALVDAKNYQQAKRQVARIHQRIKNIRKDYMHKITTDMVKSYDVIVLEGLKTTNMMKNHQLARSIAGQSWRMFRTILETKCEMYDKTFVAINPYKTSQKCSNCGYDSGKKALNIRHWTCMKCNMHHDRDINAAKNILNIGLEQALVK
- a CDS encoding PepSY domain-containing protein, with the translated sequence MKLKTGALTLFASVFLLAACGNSGQEDTTTSETAETTSQEASSTETSSETVPSSEDTSGDDADDNADGSNESAGSSEANQAASGEFISEDEAWQIALDDAGLTEDALTEREIELDDVDDDDDDYDDVAHYEIEFTIDGDREFAYDIDATTGNILNVEKDN
- a CDS encoding MBL fold metallo-hydrolase — translated: MRQLKQLTERVYYMPADGDLDRPVLGYIKGDKFSLRIDAGNSASHVANFDQEVERLGLPKEAMTLITHWHWDHTYGIHAVDTPVLANKKTNAQLGVMAEWKWTEEAMQERLEIGEECAFCDQYLRVEYDNPVSQIKVKQADFQFEGELNIDLGNLEVKVFPVVNPHSEDGMVIYIPSEKVAFIGDTITEDFYNNSYLDPEKMAFLRQTLSQLDADFYLHGHIDPISFEELDAFMQV